A portion of the Lolium rigidum isolate FL_2022 chromosome 1, APGP_CSIRO_Lrig_0.1, whole genome shotgun sequence genome contains these proteins:
- the LOC124677921 gene encoding cyclin-dependent kinase B2-1-like translates to MATIQHQGAPPMATTGGDEMRAMDLYEKLEKVGEGTYGKVYKAREKATGRIVALKKTRLPEDDEGVPPTALREVSLLRMLSEDPHVVRLLDLKQGQNKEGQTILYLVFEYMDTDLKKFIRGHRQNHEKIPAHTVKILMYQLCKGVAFCHGRGVLHRDLKPHNLLMDRKTMALKIADLGLSRAFTVPLKKYTHEILTLWYRAPEVLLGATHYSTPVDMWSVGCIFAELITTSALFPGDSEVQQLLHIFKLLGTPNEEVWPGVGKLPNWHEYPQWNVSPLSKVIPSLDADGIDLLEKMLQYEPAKRISAKKAMEHPYFDDVDKELY, encoded by the exons ATGGCGACCATCCAGCACCAGGGAGCGCCGCCCATGGCGACGACGGGGGGCGACGAGATGCGCGCCATGGACCTGTACGAGAAGCTGGAGAAGGTCGGGGAGGGCACGTACGGCAAGGTCTACAAGGCCCGGGAGAAGGCCACGGGCCGGATCGTGGCGCTCAAGAAGACGCGCCTCCCGGAGGACGACGAGGGCGTCCCGCCCACGGCGCTCAGGGAGGTCTCCCTGCTGCGGATGCTGTCCGAGGACCCGCACGTCGTGCGCCTGCTCGACCTCAAGCAGGGCCAGAACAAGGAGGGACAGACCATCCTCTACCTCGTCTTCGAGTACATGGACACCGACCTCAAGAAGTTCATCCGCGGACACCGCCAGAACCACGAGAAGATCCCCGCACACACAGTCAAG ATCCTCATGTACCAGCTCTGCAAGGGCGTGGCCTTCTGCCACGGGCGAGGCGTCCTGCACCGCGACCTCAAGCCGCACAACCTGCTCATGGACCGCAAGACCATGGCGCTCAAGATCGCCGACCTCGGGCTCAGCCGTGCCTTCACGGTTCCCCTCAAGAAGTACACACACGAG ATCCTGACTCTGTGGTACAGGGCTCCTGAGGTCCTTCTTGGCGCCACACACTACTCCACGCCTGTTGATATGTGGTCCGTCGGCTGCATATTTG CTGAATTGATCACCACCTCTGCCCTGTTCCCTGGAGACTCTGAGGTGCAGCAGCTCCTGCACATTTTCAA GTTGCTGGGCACTCCAAATGAGGAGGTCTGGCCAGGAGTGGGCAAGCTCCCCAACTGGCACGAGTACCCTCAGTGGAATGTCTCACCCTTGTCTAAAGTAATTCCCAGTCTCGATGCTGATGGTATTGATCTGCTTGAG AAAATGCTGCAGTATGAGCCGGCAAAGAGGATCTCTGCAAAGAAGGCAATGGAGCACCCCTACTTCGATGACGTAGACAAGGAGCTGTACTGA